The following are from one region of the Cystobacter ferrugineus genome:
- a CDS encoding class I SAM-dependent methyltransferase: MTTRPPPDEVATAYDVWSEVYDTQANATRDLDATILQSQEPSLFRGDVLEIGCGTGKNTGWLASRAHSLLALDASEKMLNRARERPGVQHVQFVLHDLRERWPAAEASRDTVTCNLVLEHIEDLSFVFSEARRVLRPGGALFVCELHPFRQLQGKQAHFVDPDTGALQNVRSHLHDVSEYLNAAADAGFVLVRARDCRDAGAPRSDVPRLLALLWRRD; this comes from the coding sequence ATGACCACCAGGCCCCCCCCTGACGAAGTGGCGACCGCGTACGACGTCTGGTCCGAGGTGTACGACACCCAGGCCAACGCCACGCGCGACCTCGACGCCACCATCCTCCAGAGCCAGGAGCCCTCGCTCTTTCGAGGAGACGTCCTGGAGATCGGCTGCGGCACCGGCAAGAACACCGGGTGGCTCGCCTCCCGGGCCCACAGCCTGCTCGCGCTCGACGCCTCGGAGAAGATGTTGAACCGCGCCCGCGAGCGCCCGGGGGTGCAACACGTCCAGTTCGTCCTGCATGACCTGCGCGAGCGCTGGCCCGCGGCGGAGGCCTCTCGCGACACCGTCACCTGCAACCTGGTGCTGGAGCACATCGAGGACCTGAGCTTCGTCTTCTCCGAGGCCAGACGCGTCCTCAGGCCAGGCGGCGCGCTCTTCGTCTGCGAGCTGCACCCCTTCCGGCAGCTCCAGGGCAAGCAGGCGCATTTCGTGGACCCGGACACCGGCGCCCTCCAGAACGTCCGCAGCCACCTGCACGACGTCTCGGAGTACCTGAACGCGGCCGCGGACGCGGGCTTCGTGCTGGTGCGGGCGAGGGATTGTCGGGACGCGGGCGCACCGCGCTCGGACGTGCCCCGGCTGCTCGCCCTGCTCTGGCGGAGGGACTGA
- a CDS encoding cytochrome P450 — translation MTPQADPHSSAPENLPLPPGSSGLPLLGETLDFLRSSRDFAERRRRQYGPVFRSHVLGSPAAFLLGPDAIQWIFAGEGKYLKNRWTSGVRRLLGANSLALLEGEEHLERRRLLAPHFSYATMRGFVPAIESLATRHFERWAALPGDFTLWPSMRELAFEIALSLIFGQDTVDVPFLMRHFQAWTAGLFVPLAVNLPWTTFGRALAAKKAMITYLDQLVAERQKRTEQPPDLLGSLLRHREGEEPLSREAIVEELQLLLFAGHDTTVTATSNLMLLLAQHPDVLQKGREAVADLEGPLTLDALRAMPYLVQLIHEGMRLIPPIGGAFRITTRDVAYNGYRIPKGWMVPVSIRMAHSGEHWPAAERFDPERFGSERNEQRKPGTFIPFGGGPRICLGQHFAMVEMSVMLALLLKHYTWELVPGQDLSYVMVPFARPRSGIQLRMRRRS, via the coding sequence ATGACTCCCCAGGCCGATCCCCATTCCTCCGCTCCCGAGAACCTTCCGCTCCCGCCCGGCAGTTCGGGACTCCCGCTGCTCGGCGAGACGTTGGATTTCCTGCGCTCCAGCCGTGACTTCGCCGAGCGGCGGCGGCGTCAGTACGGCCCCGTCTTCCGTTCGCACGTGCTGGGTTCGCCCGCCGCGTTCCTGCTCGGCCCGGACGCCATCCAGTGGATCTTCGCGGGCGAGGGCAAGTACCTGAAGAACCGCTGGACTTCGGGAGTGCGCCGGCTGCTCGGAGCCAACAGCCTGGCGCTGCTCGAGGGCGAGGAGCACCTGGAGCGGCGCCGCCTGCTCGCGCCCCACTTCAGCTACGCGACGATGCGCGGGTTCGTGCCCGCCATCGAGTCGCTCGCCACGCGGCACTTCGAGCGCTGGGCGGCGCTCCCGGGGGACTTCACCCTGTGGCCCTCCATGCGGGAGCTGGCCTTCGAGATCGCCCTGTCGCTCATCTTTGGCCAGGACACCGTGGACGTGCCGTTCCTGATGCGCCACTTCCAGGCGTGGACGGCGGGCCTCTTCGTCCCCCTGGCGGTGAACCTGCCCTGGACGACGTTCGGACGGGCGCTCGCCGCGAAGAAGGCGATGATCACCTATCTGGATCAGCTCGTCGCCGAGCGGCAGAAGCGGACCGAGCAGCCGCCGGATCTGCTGGGCTCGCTGCTGCGGCACCGGGAGGGGGAGGAGCCCCTGTCGCGAGAGGCGATCGTCGAGGAGCTGCAGTTGCTGCTCTTCGCCGGACACGACACCACCGTCACCGCGACCTCCAACCTCATGCTGCTGCTGGCCCAGCACCCGGACGTGCTCCAGAAGGGCCGCGAGGCGGTGGCGGACCTGGAGGGCCCCCTCACCCTGGATGCGCTGCGGGCGATGCCCTACCTCGTGCAGCTCATCCACGAGGGGATGCGCCTCATTCCCCCCATCGGCGGGGCCTTCCGCATCACCACGCGGGACGTGGCCTACAACGGCTATCGCATCCCCAAGGGATGGATGGTGCCCGTGAGCATCCGGATGGCGCACTCGGGCGAGCACTGGCCGGCCGCGGAGCGCTTCGATCCCGAGCGCTTCGGCTCCGAGCGCAACGAGCAGCGCAAGCCGGGCACGTTCATCCCCTTCGGAGGGGGGCCGCGCATCTGCCTGGGGCAGCACTTCGCGATGGTGGAGATGAGCGTGATGCTGGCGCTGCTGCTCAAGCACTACACGTGGGAACTCGTGCCGGGGCAGGATCTCTCGTACGTCATGGTTCCCTTCGCCCGGCCCCGAAGCGGCATCCAACTGCGGATGCGCCGGCGGAGCTGA